The Heptranchias perlo isolate sHepPer1 chromosome 40, sHepPer1.hap1, whole genome shotgun sequence genome has a window encoding:
- the LOC137305386 gene encoding profilin-3-like → MSDWKNYINSILKDKNVEDAAIVGHADNKSVWASKPGGVLAAISPQEVSMLIGQDRKAFLQTGITIGGKKCSVIRDNLMVNNDGVMDVRMKGGQGKSICIGKTIKTMVFVMGKKGVHGGVLNKKVHEMDSYLKQKGI, encoded by the coding sequence ATGTCAGATTGGAAGAATTATATCAACAGTATACTGAAGGATAAGAATGTGGAAGATGCTGCCATTGTGGGCCATGCTGACAACAAGTCCGTCTGGGCTTCCAAGCCTGGTGGTGTGTTGGCTGCCATCTCCCCACAGGAGGTCAGCATGTTAATAGGGCAGGATCGCAAGGCTTTCTTACAAACTGGCATCACCATCGGGGGAAAGAAATGCTCCGTCATCAGGGACAACCTCATGGTGAACAATGACGGAGTGATGGACGTGAGGATGAAGGGAGGTCAAGGCAAGAGCATCTGCATCGGCAAAACCATCAAGACCATGGTGTTTGTGATGGGCAAAAAGGGAGTCCACGGCGGGGTACTCAACAAGAAGGTCCATGAGATGGACAGCTATCTAAAACAGAAGGGCATCTAA